A region of the Serinicoccus profundi genome:
GGTGATCCGGGAGGTGGAGGGGATGGAGCTGGTCGCGGTGGCCGACCCCTCGGGTGACAAGCACGGGGTGGCGGGCTCGTTGCCCGTCCTGGCGGACGTGGCGGGCCTGGTCGCGGAGGGGATCGACGCGGCGATGGTGGCGGTGCCGACCTATCTGCACGAGGAGGTCGCGCTGGCCCTGGCCGAGGCCGGGGTCCACACGATGGTCGAGAAGCCCATCGCCGCGACGGTCGAGTCGGGGCGCCGGGTCGCCCAGGCCTTCGACGCGGCCGGGCTGGTCGGCGCGGTGGGATACGTCGAGCGGTGCAACCCGGCGCTGCTGGAGATGCGGCGGCGGATCGCGGCCGGGGAGCTGGGGGAGGTCTTCCAGATCACCACCTCGCGCCAGGGGCCGTTCCCGGCGCGGATCGCGGACGTCGGCGTGGTGAAGGACCTCGCCACGCACGACATCGACCTCACGGCCTGGATCGCCCGCTCGCCGTATGCCAGCGTCGCCGGTCAGGTCACCCACCGCTCGGGCCGCGAGCACGAGGACATGGTCGTCGCGACCGGTCGCCTCGCCAACGGCATCATCGTGTCGCACACGGTCAACTGGCTGAGCCCGTTGAAGGTGCGGGAGACGGTCGCGACGGGGGAGAAGGGCGCCCTCGTCGCCGACACCCTCCACGGTGACCTCACCTTCGTGGCCAACGGCGACGTGCGCAGCGAGTGGGACCGCGCGGCGACCTTCCGCGGGGTCTCCGAGGGCGACTCGATCCGGTATGCCATCGCCCGCCGCGAGCCGCTGCGGGTCGAGCAGGAGAACTTCCGCGACGCCCTCTGGGGCCGCGAGGCCGACGTCGTCTCCATGGCCGAGGGCGTGCATACCCTCGAGGTCGTCGAGGCCATCCTCGAGTCCGCCGCGACGGGCCAGTCCCAGACGCTGTGACCCGACGCTCCCTGCCCCACGACCCACCGAGCGTCGCAGATGGTTGCGCCACGACCCACCGGGCGTCGCAGATGGTCGCGCCACGACGCACCGAGCGCCGCAGATGGCCGCGGTATGACTGACCGGGCGTCGCTCGTGGTTCTCGCGACCCGGATCTACGCCCCCGAGGCGGCGGCCGCGACCTTCCGTCTGGGTGCCCTCGTGCGTTCCCTGAGCCGCCGGGCGTCCGTGCGCGTGCTCACGACGACGCCTCCGCCCGCACTCCGACAACCATCTGCGACGCTCGGTGGGTCTGAGGGCGACCATCTGCGGCGCTCGGTCGGGGAGGGGGAGCGCGATCGGGAAGGTCGCTCGGTCGGGGAGGGGGTCTCGGTCGAGTCGGGATCGCCGGACCATCGGGTCGGGGTGAGTCGCTGGCCGGTGCTGCGGGACGCCACGGGGTATGTCCGCGGCTACCTGCCCTACCTGTCGTTCGACCTGCCGCTCGCGCTGCGGCTGCTGACCGGCCCGCGCCCCGACGTCGTCGTCGTCGAGCCACCGCCGACCACCGGCGCCGTGACCCGGGTCGCCCTGGCGGTGCGCTCGCTGGGGCGGGCGCCGATCCCCTACGTCTACTACGCCGCGGACATCTGGTCCGACGCCACCGCCTCGATGGGAGCCCCACGGGCGGTGGTCTCCCTCATGCGTTCTGTGGAGCGGTTCGCGCTGCGGGGCTCCCGCGACGTGATCGCCGTGAGCGACGGCGTGGCGCAGCGGGTCCGCGCGCTCGCCGCCGACGTGCCCGTGACCGTTGTGCCCAACGGCATCGACACCGACGTCTTCACCCCCGTCGGGGAGCGACACCCGCAGGCGCCGATCACGCCCTACCTCGTGTATGCCGGGACCGCCTCGGAGTGGCAGGGCGCCGAGGTCTTCGCCGAGGCGATGGCCCAGGTCCTCGCGCAGGTGCCGGGCGCGCGCCTGGTCTTCCTCGGGCAGGGCTCGTCCTGGCCGCGGCTGGAGCAGATCGCGGCCGACCTCCCGGACGGAGCGGTCCAGCTGCGACCGCTCGTCCCTGCGGAGGAGGCGGCTGCCTGGCTGCGCGGTGCGGCGGGTGCCCTGGTGAGCGTGCGACCGGGCGTCGGCTACGACTTCGCCTATCCCACCAAGGTCGTCGCGGCGCTGGCCTGCGGGACCCCGGTGGTCTTCGCCGGGCCCGGCCCGGCCGCCGCCGACGTGGGCGAGCACCGCCTGGGCGCTGCCGTCGACCACGACCCAGAGGCCGTGGCCGCGGCCATGGTGGAGGTGCTGCGCGCCGAGCGCGACGACGACGAGCAGGCTCGCCGGGTGGCCTGGGTGCGGGAGCACCGCAGCCTGGCCGCGACCGGGGACGGCGCCGCGGCGGTCGTCCTGCGTGTGCCAGGCTAGAGGTCCGAGGACGTCCGAGGAGGCATCGCCATGAATCGCTGGGGAAGGCCCGGGGAGCGCCCGGGGGCACCACGTGCCGAGGACGAGCTCCAGGACCAGATCGAGGAGGCCGGTCGCCGCCGCGCGGAGGGTCCGGGCGGAGCGCGGGGTCTGGCCGGTGCACGGGGTGCCGGAGCGGAACGTCCGCGGCGCCGGCCCTCGGCCTCGACGACGGCCCGGGCCGTCCAGAGCTGGGTGGACCAGGCCATCGACCAGGCGCAGCGCCAGGGCGCCTTCGACAACTTGCCCGGTGCTGGCAAGCCACTGCGCGACGTCGACACGCGGGCCGACCCCGACTGGTGGGTCAAGAACCTCATCCAGCGCGAGCAGCTCGACCTCTCCGGTGCCATGCCGGGCGTCATGCAGCTGCGCCGGGAGAAGGCGACCTATCCGCAGGCGCTCTTCGCGCTGCCCGACGAGGCGGCCGTCCGCGCCCAGGTGGAGGACCTCAACGAGCGCATCCTCGCCGACCGCCGCCGCCCGCACGTCGGCCCGACGTCGCCCCCGGTCGTCGGACGGCTCGACGTCGAGGAGATGGTGGCCGCCTGGCGCGCCTCGCGCGGCGGGGCCTGACCAGCCCGCACTCGTGCCTCTGCTCGTGCGCGACCTCGCGACGGACGCGTGCCTCTGGGCACCGATCTGTCACACGCAGGCGCACGAGAGTGCTCGCAGGAGGGGTATGCCTCGAGCCCCCGAGCTGCTGCGCTAGCCTGATCGACGACGCGGGGTGCCGCTGTGCGGCTGAGATCACACCCGTCGAACCTGATCTAGCTCGTACTAGCGAAGGGAACGTCCTTTGTCGTCGACGTCGCTCGAACCCACCCATCTCGCCACCTGCTGGGAGCGGGTGCGCACCGACGCACCCCTGGTCCAGTGCCTCACCAACGTGGTCGCCGCACCGCTGACGGCCAACGTGCTGCTGGCGGCCGGCGCCTCGCCCGCCATGGTCGACAACCCGCACGAGGCCGGGGACTTCGCGGCGGTGGCCGGGGCCACCCTGGTCAACCTCGGCACCCTGACCGACTCCACCCTCGCCGGTATGCAGGCCGCCGTCCGGGGTGCGGCCGGCGGGGGGACGCCCTGGGTGCTGGACCCCGTCGCCGCCGGTGCCCTGGGCTGGCGGACGAGGGTCGCCCACGACCTGCTCGCGATGTCTCCCCCCGCAGCGATCCGCGGCAACCCCTCGGAGATCCTGGGCCTGGCCGGCGGGGCCGGTGGCCGTGGCGTGGACAGCACGGCGGGGCCGGAGGCGGCCCTGAGCGCGGCGTCAGCCCTCGCGCGACAGCACGGCTGCGTCGTCGCCGTGAGCGGACCCGTGGATCACCTCGTCGACGCAGCGCGCGTGGTGCGGGTGCCGCACGGCCACCCCTGGATGACCCAGGTCACGGGGGTCGGCTGCTCCCTCGGCGCGCTCATGGCGGCCTGCCTCGCCGCGAGCGAGGACGCGATGGTGGCCGCGACGACGGCGACCGTGGCCCTCACCCTCTGCGGCGAGGACGCCGCCGAGGAGGCTGCTGGGCCCGGCAGCTTCGCGACGCACCTGCTCGACGCGCTGGCTTCGCTCACCCCGGAAGCCCTCGCGGCACGGGTGGAGCTGCGATGACCCGGGCGCCGATCGACCTGCGCCTCTACCTCGTGACGGACACCGCGCGGACGGCGCGGCACGGGCTCGGCGCGACCGTCCGCTCCGCCGTCGACGGAGGTGTCACGGCCGTCCAGCTGCGGGACCCGGACGCCTCCGACGAGGAGTTCGTCGCCCTGGGCCTCCTGCTGCGCCACGCCCTGCGCGACACCGGCGTGCCGCTGCTGGTCAACGACCGGGTGCACCTCGTCGAGCGCATCGGGGCCGACGGGGCGCACGTGGGTCAGGGCGACCTGCCTCCGGTCGAGGCGAGGTCGGTCCTGGGGCACGAGGCATACCTCGGTCTGTCCTGCCACACCGCCGAGCACGTCCGCGCCGCCGCCGCGCTTCCCGGCGGCACCCTCGACTACCTCGGTCTGGGCCCGGTCTGGGCCACGGCCAGCAAGCCCGACCACGCGCCCCCGGTCGGGGTCGACGGGGTGCGCGAGCTGGTCGAGGTGGCGGCAGGTATGCCGACCGTCGCCATCGGCGGGATCACCGCCGACCGCGTGGTTGAGTTCGGCACCCCCGGCCCCCACGGTGTCGCGGTCGTCAGTGCCATCTGCGGCGCCGAGGACCCCCGGGCCGCTGCCGCCGAGCTGCGGGCGGCGGTGTCGGCGTGACCGTCGTCGTCGCGTCGATCGCCGGGTCCGACCCCTCCGGGGGCGCCGGCATCCAGGCGGACCTCAAGACGTTCAGCGCGCTGGGTGCCTACGGCTGCGCCGTCCTCACGGCCCTCACCGCCCAGAGCACCCGCGGCGTGAGCGGCGTGCACCCGGTGCCCGCGGCCTTCGTGCGGGAGCAGGTGGAGACGCTCGTGGAGGACGTCGACGTCCACGCGACCAAGGTCGGGATGCTCGGCACGGCGGAGGTCGCCCGCGAGGTGTCGGCACTGTGCCGAGAAGGCGCGCTGCCGCAGGTGGTGCTGGACCCGGTCATGGTGTCCACCGCCGGCTCCCGTCTGCTCGACGCCCGGGCCGTGGACGAGGTCCGGTCGATGCTGCCGCACGTGGCTGTCGTCACCCCCAACCTGCCGGAGGCCGCCGTCCTGCTCGGGCTGGAGGTCGATGAGCAGGCACGCGACACCGCCACCATGCGAGAGCACGCCCTGCGGCTGCAGGATCTGGGGGCGCGGCGGGTGCTGCTCAAGGGCGGCCACCTCGACCCGCTCGAGCCGGCCGATGAGCCGGAGCGGGCCAGCGCCGGTGACGCCGTGGACTTCTGGGCCGACGAGGACGGCATCACCACGCTCTGCGCTCCCCGGGTCGACACCGTCCACACGCACGGCACCGGGTGCTCGCTGTCGTCGGCGATCGCCGCGCTCCGGCCGCAGCGCGACGGGTGGCTGCCCGCGGTCGCGGACGCCAAGCGCTGGCTGGGCGGGGCCCTGGAGCAGGGGCGTGACCTCGGCATCGGGCACGGTCCCGGCCCGGTGCACCACTTCTGGCAGTGGTGGCCGGCCGGGTGACGACCCTGCCCCACGCGCGGTCAGCCTCCTGAGAGCAGCACCCGCTCCAGCACCTGCGCCGCGCGGACGCCGTCGTGGTGGCGTCGGGCCCAGGAAGGGCCACGGGCGGCGAGCTCGGCGTGCCCGGCCCGGTCGGTGACCACGGCGAGGAGGGCCTCCTCCAGGGTGTCCGGGTCCGCCTCGACCACCGGCACGACGCCGTCCCCACCGAGCCCGACGTCGGCGGCCGCCATCCGGTCGCGCACCCCGGGAGCCAGGTGGGCCACCGCGAGCCGCCCCGCGGCCAGGGTCTCGGCCAGCAGCACACCGGGGTTGCCGAGCACGACCTGGTCGACGACGACGTCCGCGTCGGCGACGAAGGCCGCCATCTGCTCGTGCGGAACCCCGCTCAGCCGGCGGTACTCCACCAGCCCGGCGGACTGCATACCCTCCAGCACCCGCTCGACCGCCTCGGTGCCCTTGAGCCGCGGGTTGGACGGCGCGTGCAGCACGACCGGCCGCGGCCGGTCGAGCGCGGGCCCCGCGGCTGCTCCGGCGAAGGCGTCCACGTCGACGACGAGCGGCAGCCACGTCGCCTCCGGCAGGACGTCGAGCAGGTCCGGGGTCGAGACGAGCACCGGGCCGGCGTAGCGCCGGAGCTCGGCCGCGTTGCGCTCGACCACCCGCTGCAGGGTGGTGAGGTAGTCGTCCCACCGTGCGCGGAAGGGGCTGTGCGGGTAGGCCTCGGCGTGCGCGCGCAGGTCGCGGATCTCGCTGCCGTGGTAGAGCACCGCGTGCCCGATGCGGGCCTCCTCCAGCGCCGGCACGTCGTCGAGCATCGACCCCGCGTGCAGGTCGGCGAGGACCGGTCGGCCGGACTCGAAGAGCACGTGGGTGGCCTCGCGCAGGACGCGCTCGCCGTGGATCTCGCGGACGTGGCCGCGCTGGGCGAGCACGGACAGCTGGTGGTCGGCGGGGTAACGGAAGGGCGAGGGGGTGCCCGACCGGTGCGCGTGGAGGTTCTGCGCCGCGACGTCCGGCAGGTGGCGCTCGGCCGCGCGCGCCCAGGCATACGCCTGGCCGGCGGTGTTCCACGGTCCGAGGTAGACGCGACGCCCGGCGGGAGGCATCGAGGAGAGCGAGCGCAGCTCGGCGTCCGCGCGGCGGCGCACGGGGAGGTTCGCCAGCTCGCGCACCGGCGCGGGCAGCGCGGCGAGCCCGCGCCAGGCGAGGCGTCGCAGGTGGTTGACGGGTGAGCCCACGCCCGCAGCCTACGATGGGCGCATGTCGAGGTCGCCCGCGTGATCCGCCTGATGCGGGCGCTGCGTCGCCTCCTTCCCCTGCTGCCGCCGAGCACCCGGTGGTTCCTCATCGGGTATGCCGTGGCCACCAGCATCCTCGCCGTCATCGACATCCTCGCGCTGTCGCTGCTGGCCTTCACGCTCGCCCCGATGATCCAGGGCAACCCCGTGCAGCTGCCGGTCCTCGGCGCGGTCGAGCCGGAGCGGTATGCCTGGCTCCTGGGGTCCATCTGCGCCCTCGTCGTCGCCAAAGGGCTCGCGACGGTCGCCCTGCAGTGGGCGGTCGCCACCCGGCTCGCGGCCTACGACCTCGTCATCGGCGACCGGCTCTTCGGCGCCTACATCCGGGCGCCGTGGACCGAGCGGCTCAAGCGCAACACCTCCCAGCTCGTGCGGCTCGCCGACGTCGGCATCGCCAACACGACGACGGGGCTGCTGCTGCCGGCTGCCTCCCTGCCGGCCGAGGTGGCGACCTTCGCCGCGGTCCTCGTCGTGCTGCTCGTGGCGCAGCCGGTCACCGCGCTGGTGACCTTCGCCTACCTCGGCGGCCTCGCCGTCCTCATGTATGTCGTCATCTCGCCCCGCGCGGTCGTGGCCGGTCGGGTGGGACGCGACTACTCCTTCAAGGTCGCCGGGCTCATGACCGAGATGATGGGCGCGCTCAAGGAGGTGACGCTCCGGGGCAAGGCCCAGGAGGTCGCCGACGAGGTCCACGCGCACCGGGTGCACGCCACCCGGGCCCGCTCGCACCTGATGTTCCTCAACACGGTGCCGAAGTTCGTCACCGACACCGGGCTGGTCCTCGGCTTCGCCATCGTCGGCGGGGTGGCCTACCTCCTCGGCGGGGCCCAGCAGGCCTTCGAGGCGATCGCCCTCTTCGCGGTGGCGGGGATGCGGATGATCCCGAGCGTCAACCGCTTCCAGTCGATCATCACCCAGACCGCCTCGACGTTGCCGCACGCGGAGGCGGTCATCACCGACATCCAGGACGCGCAGGGCTACGTCGACGCGGCGGAGAACCTCGGGCACGACCCGTTGCCGGACGACCCGCGCCTGCTCGCGCTGCGTGAGGTGTCCTTCTCCTACCCCGGCTCCGCGACGCCCGCGCTCCGCGACGTCGACCTCGACCTCCCGTTGGGCTCCTCGGTGGCGCTCGTCGGCGCCTCCGGGGCGGGCAAGTCGACCCTGGTCGACGTGCTCCTCGGGCTGCTCACGCCGTCGGCGGGGGAGATCCGGATCGATGACCAGCCGCTGCCGGACGTCCTGGGCGCCTGGCGGGCCCGGGTCGGCTACGTGCCGCAGGAGGTCAACCTCTTCGACGGCACGATCGCCCAGAACGTCGCCCTGACCTGGGGTGACGACATCGACCACGCGGCCGTGGAGCGGGCGCTGGAGCGGGCCCAGCTCCTCGAGGTCGTCCTCGAGCGCGGGGGGCTCGACACCCGGGTGGCCGAGCGGGGGCTCGCGCTCTCCGGCGGGCAGCGGCAGCGCCTGGGCATCGCCCGTGCGTTGTATGCCGACCCGCTCGTCCTCGTGCTCGACGAGGCGACCTCGGCGCTCGACACCGCCACCGAGGACGCCGTCGCCCGGGCCATCCGCGACCTGCACGGGCAGGTGACCGTGGTGGCGGTGGCGCACCGGCTCTCGACCGTCCGCCACAGCGACCAGGTGTGCTTCATGAAGGACGGCACCATCGTGGCCCGGGGCAGCTTCGAGCAGGTCGTGGCCGCGCACCCGGAGTTCGCGACCCAGGCCCGGCTCTCGGGGCTGGCGTGAGCGCCGTCACCGGCGGGCTGCCGGGCGTGGACGTCGACGTCGTCGTCGCCGTGCACGACCTGGCGCGCCCGGTGCACCGGGTGGTCCGCTCGGCGCTGGAGGGGGTCGACCTGCGCGGGGTGCTGCCGGGCGGTCATCGGGTGCGGGTCAGCGTGGTGTGCCACGGCCTCCCCGCGGCGGCCGTGCGCCGACGCGTCGAGGCGGCACTGGCCGACGGCGGCGACGAGACCGAGGAGCTCGCGGCGCACGTGCGCTACCTCGAGCACGACGACGGGGTGGCCAGCCCGGCGGGCCCGTTCAACGCCGGCCTCCTCGCCGCGGACGGCCGCTACGTCTCGATCATCGGCTCCGACGACCGGTATGCCCCCGGCGCGCTCGACGCGTGGGTGCGGCTCGCCGACGAGCTCGGGTCGGCGTGGCTCATGGCCCGGCTGGAGACCGAGGACGGTCAGCACATCCCGACGCCACGCACCCGGCCCGGGCGCAGCCGCGACCTTGACCTCGTCGCCGACCGGCTCGCCTACCGCACCGCGCCCCTCGGCCTGCTGCGGCGGCAGACCCTGGCCGACCTGGGCCTGCTCGAGGGTGACGGCCCGCTCACGCCCGGGCTGGCGACGGGGGAGGACGTCGAGCTCTCGCTGCGGCTGGTGACCTCCGGCGAACGCATCGACCACGCCAGGGAGGCCCCGGCATACCTCATCGGCACCCGCGGCGAGGACCGCACGACCGCCGTGCGCCGTCCGGTCGCCGACGAGCTCGCGGCGCACGCCCGGCTCCTCGACCTGCGGTGGGTGCGGGCGTTGCCGGAGCCCGCGCGGCAGGCGATCGTCGTCAAGACGTTGCGCATCCACGTGCTCGCGGCGGTCCGGCGACGGCCCGAGCCGTGGGACTGGGCGCCGGGCGAGGCGGCCTTCGTCCGTCAGCTCACCCGTGACCTGCTGGCGATGGCCCCGGACGCGGCGCGCGGGCTGCACCGCGCCGACACCGACCTGCTCGAGGCTGTGCTCACCGCCGCCGACACCGACGCCCTCGCCGCCGCCTCGGCCCGGCGGGCCGCTGCGTCCCGCTGGGACATCCTGCTCGCGCCCGGGCTCGCGGCCAACCTCGACCCGGAGGCCACGCTGCGCACCCACGCCGGGGCCGCGGCCGGCGCCACGCTGGAGCGCGTGCAGACCAGGCTGCGGGAGCGTGCTGGTGCGCCCGGTCGGCAGGCTGCGGGGCCGGGACTGCACGGCGGGCGCCCCCGCGTGCTCGTGCTCTCCTTCAGCCCGATCGCCCGCGATGCCCGGGTGCTCAAGCAGGTGCGTCACCTGGCCGCCGAGTTCGACATCGTCACCTGCGGCTACGGCCCCGCGCCGGAGGGCGTGAGCGCGCACGTGCAGGTGCCCGACGCGGCGCAGAACGCGCTCGACGGGCGGCCGATCACGCTGCGCGCCTACCGTGCGGCATACCTCGCCCAGGCGGGGGTCCGGTGGGTGCTGGGCCACGTCGCCCGGGGGAGCGCGGACGTCGTCGTCGCCAACGACCTCGACGCGGTGCCGCTCGCGCTCCGGCTGGCGCCGCGCGCCGGGGTGCACGCGGACCTGCACGAGTTCTTCCCGCTGCTGCACGAGGAGGACGCGGCGTGGATGCGACGGATCTCGCCCTACCAGGACTGGTTGGCGCGCACCTTCCTGCCGCGCTGCGCCTCGGTGACGACGGTGAGCGAACGGATCGCGCAGGAGTATGCCGCGCGCTACGGGGTGGAGGTCGGCGTCGTCACCAACGCCAGCCCGTATGCCGCCCGCTCGCCGCGGCCCGTCGGCTCGCCGCTGCGGCTCGTCCACTCGGGGGCGTGCCTGCGCAACCGGCAGCTGCACGTCATGACCGAGGCCGTCGAGGCGGCGGCAGCGGGCGGCCCCCCGGTGACCCTCGACCTCTACCTCACCTCCAACGACCCCGGCTACCTCGCCGCGCTGCGAGAGCGGGCGCTCGCCGGCGGTGGAGCGGTGCGGGTCCACGACGCGGTGCCCTACGCCGAGCTGGGAGAGGTGCTGGCCGGGCACGACGTGGGGATGCACGTGCTGCCACCGACGTCCTTCAACAACACCAACGCCCTGCCCAACAAGGTCTTCGACTACGTCCAGGCTCGGCTCGGGCTGCTCGTGGGGCCGAGCCCGGAGATGGCGCGGCTGGTGCGTGAGCACGGCCTCGGGGTGGTGGCGGACGGCTTCGACGCCGGGTCGGTCGCGGCGGCGGTGGCCGGACTGGACGCCCGGGCGGTGGAGGGCTTCAAGGACGCGTCGGACCGTGCGGCGCGGGAGCTGTCCGACGCGCGGCAGTCGACGCGCTGGGTCGAGGCGGTCCGGGCGGTCGTCGCCCAGCATCAGGAGGGTGAGCGCCGTGGTTGACGCGCGATCCGCGGGGACCGACCCGCGCCCCCGGCTGCTCATCATGGCCTGGAGCACGTTGCGCTCGGACGCCCGCGTGCTGCGCCAGATCCGGCTCTTCTCCGGGCGCTACGCCGTGACGACGCTGGGTTACGGCGAGGCCCCGGACGGCGTCGTGGAGCACCTGCGCCTGCCCGACGGCGTCGTGCACTGGCACAAGGACCGCCGGCTGCTCATCCAGCGGCGGTTCGAGGCGGCATACCGTGACGCTCCGGTGACCCACGCGGCGACCGAGCTGCTCGCCGGGCAGCCTCGCTTTGTCGTCGTCATCGCCAACGACATCGACACCCTGCCGCTGGCGCTGGACCTCGCGCCGACCGGAGGGGTGCACGCCGACCTGCACGAGTACCACCCACGCCAGAGCGAGGAGTCGTGGCGGTGGCGAACCTTCGTCGCGCCGTACTACCGCTTCCTCGTCCGCCGCTACGGCCCGCTGGCGGACTCGGTGACCACCGTCGGCGAGGGCATCGCGCGAGAGTACCGTCTGCGCTTCGGGCTGCGCGCCGGAGTCGTCGTCAACGCCCCGCAGCATGTCGACCTCGCGCCTCGCCCTGTCGAGCCGGGTGCCCCGCTGCGGCTCGTGCACTCGGGCAACGCGCAGCGGCACCGGCTCGACGTCATCCTCGAGGCGATGGACCTCACCACCGGGCCGATGACCCTCGACCTCTACCTCATGCCCAACGACGAGGCCTACCTCGCGCAGCTCACGGAGCGGTATGCCGGCTCCGAGCAGGTGCGGATCCACCCACCGGTCGCCCCGCACGAGCTGCCCGCGACGCTCAACGCCCACGACGTGGGCGTCTACGTGCTGCCGCCGGTGTCGTTCAACCACCTCTGGGCGCTGCCCAACAAGATCTTCGACTTCGTGCAGGGGCGGCTCGCGCTGGTCGTCGGGCCGAGCCCGGAGATGGCCGCCCTGGTGCGGCGGCACGGCCTGGGGCTGGTGAGCCCTGACTTCACCGCGCAGGGGCTCGCGGACACCCTCGACGCCTTCACCGCCGAGCAGGTGGCGGGCTTCAAGGCGGCCTCCGACGCGGCTGCGGTCGAGCTGTCCGCCGAGCAGCAGGTGCGGGGCTGGGAGCGGGCGGTCGA
Encoded here:
- a CDS encoding glycosyltransferase family 1 protein, giving the protein MVDARSAGTDPRPRLLIMAWSTLRSDARVLRQIRLFSGRYAVTTLGYGEAPDGVVEHLRLPDGVVHWHKDRRLLIQRRFEAAYRDAPVTHAATELLAGQPRFVVVIANDIDTLPLALDLAPTGGVHADLHEYHPRQSEESWRWRTFVAPYYRFLVRRYGPLADSVTTVGEGIAREYRLRFGLRAGVVVNAPQHVDLAPRPVEPGAPLRLVHSGNAQRHRLDVILEAMDLTTGPMTLDLYLMPNDEAYLAQLTERYAGSEQVRIHPPVAPHELPATLNAHDVGVYVLPPVSFNHLWALPNKIFDFVQGRLALVVGPSPEMAALVRRHGLGLVSPDFTAQGLADTLDAFTAEQVAGFKAASDAAAVELSAEQQVRGWERAVDTLAARVGG